In Deltaproteobacteria bacterium, the DNA window CCATTGAGGCCGAAGTGGATATCGTGGAAGATCTCCTTAAAAACACCGTCGTCCACGCCCCCTTTTCCGGGCTGGTGACCCGGAAGCTGGCCGAGGTGGGTGAAGTGGTCCCTGCGGGGGGCCCTATCGCGATCCTTGCCGAAACTGACCCTATTTTACTCAAGGCCGCGGTGTCAGACACCCTGATCCCCCGCATTCATAAAGGGCAGTCCGCCCGGATCCGGGCCGACTGCGCCCCCGGAACCCTGTTCAAGGGCCGCGTTCTGCGACTCGAACCCCTTGCCGATCCCCTCTCCAGAACCCTAAGGGTCGTCATCCGATTGGACAACCCCGGCGGCAAACTCCGGCCCGGTCTCGTGGCCCGGGTTGAAATCCCGGAAGGGGTAAAGGCCCCGGCCCTGTGGGTGCCCCTGGATGCCCTCTTCGATCTCGGCTCCGCCCCCTACCTTTTCGTGGTAAAGAACGGAAAGGCGCTGAAACGCTCGGTTCGGACCGGTGATATCACAGGCCCGGAGGTGGAAATCCTGGAAGGCCTTTCGCCGGGCGATCAGGTGGTCATCGCGGGCGGGGAATACCTGAGCGACGGGCAAAAGGTCCTCCTGGTGCAAAGAGGAAGGGTACCCAGGTGAAACTCGTCCAATCTGCCATTCGTCGATATCGCTTGACCACCTTGGGAATCCTCCTGCTCCTGGTGATGGGGATCCTTTCCTACCTCCTTATCCCCCGCCGGGAGGATCCACTCATCAGCGCCCCCGGGGCCACGATCCTGGTGCATTATCCGGGCGCCGGCCCCAGGGACATAGAGCGGCATGTCTCCATTCCCCTCGAGGACAAGATCAACGAAATCGAGGCGGTGGATAAAATCATCTCTACATCTTCCCAGGGAAACGCCCTGATCATCATCCGGTTCGAGGCCGACTCGGACATCGACAAGGACATCCAGGAACTCCGGGAAAAAGTGCGGGAGGCCGAGGCGGAACTCCCCGAGGAGGCCCTTGATCCGGAGATCATCCGCTGGAAGACTGAGACCGTTTCCCTCATCGTCAACCTGAGCGGTCCTTCCGACTATACTGAACTCTACCGACAGGCCAAGTTCATCCGGCGGGATCTGGAAAAAATCCCTCAGGTTAAAAGTGTTTACATCGAGGGGGAACAAGAAAGGCAAGTCCGCGTGGAGATCGACGAAGAGCGCCTTTCCCAGTATGGTTTCTCCCTGGAGGACGTCATCGGGGCGCTCAAGAGTGAAAACGTAGATCTTCCCGGGGGCTCCATGGACATCGGGAGCAGGAGGTTTCTCGTCAGGACCGAAAAAGAATTCTCCGGGGTCCGGGAGATCGGAGAAACGGTCGTGGGGGCCTACCGGGGAAGGCCCGTGCTCCTGCGTGATCTCGCAGTGGTGAAGGACACCCTTGAGCGACCCG includes these proteins:
- a CDS encoding efflux RND transporter periplasmic adaptor subunit yields the protein MQFNRSLSLALLLCLAACNQGGEKVGPEQENRRVAAKIMEVRPSTRNRLIHLVGILEANREAKVGFKIGGKIKALLFDEGARVERGAPMGRLERAELLARRRKALEQRNKAKRNLDRMERLYRQKSVPKAALQDARSALIAIEAEVDIVEDLLKNTVVHAPFSGLVTRKLAEVGEVVPAGGPIAILAETDPILLKAAVSDTLIPRIHKGQSARIRADCAPGTLFKGRVLRLEPLADPLSRTLRVVIRLDNPGGKLRPGLVARVEIPEGVKAPALWVPLDALFDLGSAPYLFVVKNGKALKRSVRTGDITGPEVEILEGLSPGDQVVIAGGEYLSDGQKVLLVQRGRVPR